The genomic interval CTGGGCCCTGCACCGGGCGGGCCGGGACGCCGAAGCCCTCGTCCAGGCCGACAAGGCCCTGGCTACGGGGACTCGCAGCGCACTGTTCCGCTACCACCGGGCCGTCGTCCATCACGCACTGGGCGATCCCGACGCGGCCCGCCACGACCTGACCGAAGCACTGCGTGAGCCCGCCTTCCACCCCCTGCACGCCGACGCCGCCCGTGACCTGCTCCGACGAATCGACACCACGCCATGAACCACATCCTGCGCCGAGCCATCACGACACTGGCCGCCACCGCACTCGCTGCCGTCGCGAGCGTGACGGCAGCCCCGGCAGCCGCTGCCCACCCCTTGGGCAACTTCAGCGTCAACCGCCACACGGGGCTCGTCCTTCGGCCCGACCGGATCGACGCCCGGGTCGTCGTCGACCGCGCGGAGATCGCTGCGCTGCAGGAACGTCCCGTCGTCGACTCCGACCACGACGACACGGTCAGCGACAGTGAGGCGCGCGCCTACGCAGGGAAAGCCTGTTCCGACCTGAGGGGTCAGCTCCATCTGAGCGTGGGCGGCAAGCGGGCGAACTGGAAGCAGTCCTCGGCCACCCTGGTGTACGAGAACGGGGAAGCGGGGCTGAAGACCAGCCGCCTCACTTGCGAGCTGACCACCCAGGCCGCTCTCGGCGAGCCCACCGGCATCCGAGCCCGGACGGACTACGACACCACCCGCATCGGCTGGCACGAGATGACCGCCACCGGCCAGGGCATCAGGATCACCCGCACCGACGTACCGGCGGCCTCCGCCACCCGCGAACTGCGCCAGTACCCGCAGGACCCCCTCGCCTCCCCGCTCGACCAGCGCACGGCATCGCTGCGCAGCGAACCCGGGCAGGGCGCGGTCGCCGTCCCCGCCGTGGTGGCGGACCTCCCCGGCGCGGGCGTGATCAGCGGGGTACTCGCCAGGGTCACGGGGGCCTTCGACTCGCTCGTCGGCGCCCGCGAGATCACCCTGCCCGTGGGACTTCTGGCCCTGCTCCTGGCGCTGGTCCTCGGGGCGTCCCACGCGGCGATGCCCGGCCACGGCAAGACGATCATGGCCGCCTACCTCGCGGGCCGGCGGGGCACCAGACGGGACGCTCTCACCGTCGGGGCCACCGTCACCCTGACGCACACCGCCGGCGTCCTCGTCCTCGGGCTCGCCCTGCCCGTCTCCACCCACCTGGCCGGCGAGACCGTCCTGACGTGGCTCGGAGCCGCCAGCGGACTGCTCGTCACCGGCATCGGCGTCTGGCTCCTC from Streptomyces sp. CA-278952 carries:
- a CDS encoding nickel/cobalt transporter, yielding MNHILRRAITTLAATALAAVASVTAAPAAAAHPLGNFSVNRHTGLVLRPDRIDARVVVDRAEIAALQERPVVDSDHDDTVSDSEARAYAGKACSDLRGQLHLSVGGKRANWKQSSATLVYENGEAGLKTSRLTCELTTQAALGEPTGIRARTDYDTTRIGWHEMTATGQGIRITRTDVPAASATRELRQYPQDPLASPLDQRTASLRSEPGQGAVAVPAVVADLPGAGVISGVLARVTGAFDSLVGAREITLPVGLLALLLALVLGASHAAMPGHGKTIMAAYLAGRRGTRRDALTVGATVTLTHTAGVLVLGLALPVSTHLAGETVLTWLGAASGLLVTGIGVWLLTGVVRGRPQHSHHHHGPGHSHHHADHPHGHGHGHGHHHDHDHGAGSLHHHAPVTPASAPDGASGGVLQATLAVATLAPPDHEHPPAATSTASRNARRTSHSGLVGMGIAGGLVPSPSALVVLLGAVALGRTAFGVLLVIGYGLGMAATLTLAGLLLVRLRERIESHDRTRTLRHNPLLRKLARTGPVITSLLVVAVGLGLTLRAATGNG